In one Candidatus Leptovillus gracilis genomic region, the following are encoded:
- a CDS encoding tyrosine-type recombinase/integrase, whose translation MFDEIERFVNWVRRRSPHAHTWQDYRSDLQQFARIVGDRPPTAITLADIDHFVLAQADGGMNPATINRRLAAITSFYTFLADEDPDLLCPVLPHRHNLRQRRRLPRPVPEAELNRFLAIIEDKRDRAMFLLMLRCGLRIGEVAGLKVRDLYLAEKPPRLLVTGKGSKERSVYLSPQAAWAVQAYLAERPSAPIDTLFLSYQLNGLSTTAIHKRLMVYREQAGIQLTAHQLRHTFANDLLTADVPVTSIQKLLGHAWITTTQTYVAANDRQVQADFYQAVTTMEGWQ comes from the coding sequence ATGTTCGATGAAATTGAACGCTTTGTCAACTGGGTACGCCGCCGCAGTCCCCATGCCCACACCTGGCAGGATTATCGCAGCGACTTGCAGCAATTTGCCCGCATCGTCGGCGACCGGCCGCCAACCGCAATCACGCTCGCCGATATTGACCACTTTGTGCTGGCGCAGGCCGATGGCGGGATGAACCCCGCCACCATCAATCGCCGTTTGGCCGCCATCACCTCGTTTTACACCTTCCTGGCCGACGAAGACCCCGACCTGCTTTGCCCGGTGCTGCCCCATCGCCACAACTTGCGCCAACGGCGGCGACTGCCCCGCCCTGTACCCGAAGCTGAACTGAATCGCTTTCTGGCAATCATCGAGGATAAGCGCGACCGAGCCATGTTTTTGCTCATGCTCCGCTGCGGGCTGCGCATTGGCGAGGTGGCCGGGCTGAAAGTGCGTGACCTCTATCTGGCCGAAAAGCCGCCGCGTCTGCTGGTGACAGGCAAGGGCAGCAAGGAACGCAGCGTCTACTTGTCACCGCAAGCAGCATGGGCTGTACAGGCGTATCTGGCAGAACGGCCGTCCGCTCCCATCGACACCCTCTTTCTCAGTTACCAACTAAACGGGCTGTCTACCACCGCCATTCATAAGCGGCTGATGGTTTACCGGGAACAGGCTGGCATACAACTGACCGCTCACCAACTGCGCCACACCTTTGCCAACGATTTGCTCACGGCTGATGTCCCTGTCACCAGCATTCAAAAGCTGTTGGGACACGCCTGGATTACCACCACCCAGACCTACGTGGCCGCCAATGACCGCCAAGTGCAGGCCGACTTTTACCAGGCAGTCACGACAATGGAGGGTTGGCAATGA